In Nitrospirota bacterium, the genomic window TATTGTAGCAGAAAGGGTTTTTGCCTCTATGGAATCTATTATTGCCTGAAAGTTGGAGCCCCTTCCTGATGCTAAGACGCCTAAATTTAGCAGGAGACCTCCTTTAACTCATATATCACTGCAGACTCATCGCATTCGGGAAACTTGGGACACCTCACACAGTCTCCCCATATCTTCTGTGGAAGGCTGGATTTATCTATATGCTTAAAGCCCAATCTTACAAAGAACTCAGGCTGGTATGTCAGGGCAAACACCCTTTTTACGCCCAGAGACCTTGCCTCCTTAAGGCATCTCTTTATAAGGGCACTGCCTATGCCTTTTCCCTGAAATGGTCTGCTTACAGCAAGTGACCTTATCTCTGCAAGGTCTTCCCACATGAGATGAAGTGCAGAGACAGCCCTGATAGCTCTGTCTTTTTCGAAGACAAAAAGGTCTCTGACAGTCTCATAAAGCTCATTAAGCGACCTTGGTATCATCTCGTGCCTGCTGGAGAACTCGGAGATTAATTTATGAACGGGCTTTATATCTCCTGTTTTTGCCTTTCTAATCATTGGTTGTATTGAAGTCCTTTTTTTATGGCGGATTTATTCAGGGAGATTGTTTTTGTCCTGCGTGAGGATGTTAATTCCTCAAGTGCATTTATGGCAGAGTCCTCATTGACGATACCTGTCTCTTTAATGAGTGCGCCTAAAAGAACCATGTTTGCAGACATTGCATTTCCAAGGGACACTGCTATGTCCGATGCAGGGACTTTTACGATTCCAATGTCCTGCCTTAATGGAGTTTCCTTTATCAATGACGAATCCATAATCAGAAGACCGTTTTTTTTAACCCTTGAGCCGAATCTCTCCATGGATGCCTTATTCAGCACAATCAGTATATCGGGATTTCTTACTATTGGCGAGCCTATGACTTCATCAGAGACTTGCACCGTGCAGTTTGCAGTTCCACCTCGCATCTCGGCACCATATGAGGGAAACCATGTAACATTTTTGCCCTCGTTCATTGCCGACTGGGCAATAAGCTTGCCAAAAAACAATATACCCTGACCTCCGGAGCCTGCTATCAAGATGCTCGGCATGTCTTATCCTTTATCCTTATATTTATCTTTGAATGTGCCAAGGGGAAATACCGGGAGCATCTCTTTTTGAAGCCATTTTAAAGACTCCTCTGGAGTTATCCACCAGTCAGTCGGACATGGAGAAAGTATCTCGATGAGGGAAAACCCTTTGCCCTCCATCTGGTATCTGAATGCCTTTTCAACTGCCTTTTTTGTATCGATTAGATTTTTAAGGCAATCGACCGCAGTTCTCTTTATGAATGAGGCGCCCTCGATTGTGCTTAAAAGCTCAGAGACTTTGAGTGGATAGCCTGATTCCCTTCCCTTTGGCGTAGTGGTTGTTTTCTGTCCTATGAGGGTCGTTGGAGCCATCTGCCCGCCTGTCATTCCATAAGTCGCATTATTGACGAAAAATACAGTTATATTTTCTCCTCTTACTGCGGCATGCACAATTTCGGCAGTTCCTATTGCCGCTAAGTCTCCATCTCCCTGATAGGAAAAAATAATCCTGTCAGGCATAGTCCTTTTAAGTCCTGTTGCAGCAGAAGGAGGCCTTCCATGGGCAACCTCGAGAACATCGAAATTGAAATAGTCATAGGCATATACTGCACATCCAACAGGTGCAATGCCAACTACACTTTCTCTTATGCCGAGCTTGTCTATACATTCTGCTATGACTCTGTGAATAAGACTGTGTCCACAGCCAGGACAGAACCTGAAAGGCGCATCCCTTAGGCTGAGGGGCTTTTTGAAGACCTGTTTCATTCTTCTACTTTGTGGCATCTAATCGTTTTCTTCCCTGCGGCTTTTGCCTCATACATGGCTTTGTCAGCCGCATAAATAAGTGACTTTACATCTTTTGCATCATCTGGAAATGTGGCAATACCTCCACTTAATGTTACCCTTAGTGACTGTTTAAGGAAACTGCTTCCTTCAACTGCATCCTTAAGCCTTGTCGCAAGATTGAATGCATCCATTTTCAATGTGTTTGGAAGTATTATAACGAATTCCTCGCCACCGTATCTTGCCACTATGTCGGATTTCCTCGATGTGTCCCTTAGTATCCCTGCAAGGGAGTGAAGGACATCGTCTCCTGCCTGATGCCCGTATGTGTCGTTTATCAGTTTGAAATTGTCGATGTCAAAAAGCACGATCGAAAATGAAGTTGGGTATCTCTCCGACCTCACTATCTCGGAATTAAGGGCATCATAAAAGTATCTTGCATTATAAATCTCTGTCAAGGAGTCGATAGAGGAAAGCCTCTCTAATTTCTTAAACAGCTTTACCTTTTCAGCTATCATGGAAAGATTATTCCCTATGAGTGAAAAAAGGGATGCGAGGTCAAAATCAAATACTACATCTGCCCTATTTGCAAGCACGAGGATGCCTATTGCCTCTTTGCCGACTTTAAGCTTAATGGCAGAAAGAAATACTATACCTTCCTTTTTGAGTTCATCGGGTATCTCATTAGCCTCAAGTATATAAAGAGGGCTTTCGCTTCCTAATATGTCACCGTATATGTGGTTAACCCGCCCATCCTTCAGTTTATTCTGAAATTCAAGGGAAACACCCGAATTGTCTTTGAGGGAATATTCCCCATCCTCAATCAGCATTAGCCATCCAATACTAAAATCAGAAATCAGGAGAACCTTTTCGAGAAGGTCTTTGTGAAGCATGTCAATGTTTTCAGAGGATATAAAGGCAGTTGAAAGCGTATTTGTCACTATAAGCTCTTTATTCCTCCTTAAAAGGGTTTTTTCAATCTGAATGGATGGCGATATGTCATTCAGGACAATGCTTATGTGAAACATTTCATCGTTCATCGATACAGGCAGTATGGATGCCCTGAATGTCTTTTCACCAATTGTGACCTGCTGGGACTGCTCGGCATTTTTTGCAATGCACATGTCTATGCTTCTCTGAAGGGCATTAAGATGCTTGAAATTACGGTAATCTTTTCCAACTAACATTTCCTTCTTTTCATTCAGAAGTTCAAGAAAGGCAGAATTTATATCAGCTATTCTGCCGTCTCTTTTCAGTATTATAACGGGATAGTTCAGATAATTCAGGAATGGGAAGATTATCTTTTTACCAAATAATTTCTCTATAAGGCTAATCTCTCTACCTCCATGGAAAGCAAAAGAAGCGTGCCCTCTAAAAGACCGCAATCGCTGACGATGACCTCTTTAAATCCAAATCTTTCCATTATCTTAATTGTAAAATGTATGCCCGGTATAATCAAGTCTGCCCTTTCAGGCTCAAGACCATTTATCTTTGCCCTCTCTTTAATCGGGAGACTTCCGAGGGCAGATGCCATACTGATGAGCCTTCCGACAGGTATCTCATGCATATGCACCTTGTTTCTGTCATAGACTTTAAGACCGAGGTCTATTCCTGCAAGGGTTGTGGCAGTTCCGGCTGTTTCAATAAAAGCAGTGTTGGATTTAATGTGATTCCTGACCTTTTTATGGATTGCCTCTGATACGGCATTTAGCTTTTTTTTCAGACAAGACATGTCTCTAAATGAGGGCGGGTCTTCTTTTATATATTTTTCGAGCAGTTTCACGACACCGGTTGGCAGAGTGCCTGAGATTAAGACCCTCTGACCATCATAGAAGCTCCATTCGGTAGAGCCACCTCCAATGTCGATTATAAGGGCTGTCCTCTTAGTGTCAATCCCTGAAAGCACGCCTTTTGCCGTAAGCCCTGCCTCCTTTTTGCCTGATATAACCTCAACCTTTAAAACGGTTTCGTTAAAGAGCCTGTCAATGAAATCCCCTGAGTTTTTCGCTTCCCTCAGGGCAGAGGTCCCTACTGCCTTTATGTGACTAACACCATGCCCCTTTATGATTTCTAAAAAGCCTTTCAATCCCTCGATACTATTTTTCATATTGGATTGCCTTAAATAGCCAGTATCCTCTATACCCTGTGCAAGCCTTGTAACTATACGCTCATATCTCATGGGAAGGATATGTCCTCCTCCTACTTCTCCTACAAGGAGCCTTATCGAGTTTGAGCCGATATCTATGGATGCCAAAGGAGACATGGCTTATTATAGCGGATTTGCGTGTTGGCTGTTAACTGCCATGCATTTCCCCCAAAAACAGTGTTAAAATAAATAAATTAAAAATTCAGGAGCAATATTGAAACAGGTTATCCTCATAGTAGAGGACAAGGAATCAATGGCTGAGATGCTTAAGGAGGCACTGGAGGCAGAAGGCTATAGGGTTGTTCTTGCCCGGGACGGAGAGCAAGGAGAAAAACTCATAAAAGACGAGAGGGTTGACCTTGTCCTTACTGACCTTAAGCTCCCACAAAAAGACGGTATGGAGATACTTAATTTAGTCAGAGAGGAAAGCCCGCTTACACCAGTTATTATCATGACTGCCTATGGCTCCATAGAGACGGCAGTAAAGGCAATAAAAGAAGGTGCATTTGACTTTATAACAAAGCCCTTTGACATAGACCATCTCATTTTGCTTGCAAGAAGGGCTATCGAAAGCCAGAGGCTTGCCACAGAGAATATCCTTCTTAAGGAGGAGTTTTCCTCGAGACTGGGACTTCCAACCATAATCGGAAAAAGCAAAATAATAAATGATGTTGCCATAATGATACAGAAGGTCTCCCAGACAAAGGCAACTGTCCTGATAACAGGCGAGTCAGGCACAGGCAAGGAACTCTTTGCAAGGGCAATACATTTTCTGAGCCAGAGGAATGACTATCCATTTGTTCCAATAAATTGTGCGGCTATCCCTTCGGGTCTTCTCGAATCAGAGCTGTTTGGCTACGAAAAAGGCTCATTTACAGGTGCTGAGACAAGAAGGCTCGGAAAATTCGAGCTTAGCCAGAAAGGCACTGTATTTCTCGACGAAATAGGAGAGCTTGACATTGGGCTTCAGGCAAAGCTTCTCAGGGCAATAGAAGACGGAGAGATACAGAGGATAGGAAGCGAAAAGCCCATAAAAACCGATGTGAGAATCGTTGCCGCAAGCAATAAAGACCTCGAAACTGCTGTGAGAGAAAAGGCATTCAGGGAAGACCTCTATTATAGGTTGAGTGTTTTTCCCCTCAGAATCCCTCCGCTTAGAGAAAGAAAAGAAGACATTCCCTTGCTCGTAGATTACTTTATGAAGAAATACTCAAAAGACCTAAAGACTCCAATAAAGAGTATCTCAGAGTCTGCCATGAGCCTCTTTATGAGCTATGACTGGAAGGGAAATGTCCGGGAGCTTGAAAACACAATAGAGCGTGCTATAATACTTTCGGATGGCCCTCATATAACCCATGAGCATATTTCCCTGAATCCGTTAAGGGTTACAGCCGAAAGACAGAAAAACACTACATTGGCAGATACTGCAAAGGAGGCGATAAGGGCCGCTGAAACAGCCCGCATAAAAGAGGCATTAGAGGCTTCCTCTGGAAACAAGACAAAAGCGGCTGAAATGCTTAAGGTTAGCTACAAAACCCTTCTTACGAAGATTAAGGACTATGGTATAGATTAAATGCACTATGTGATTTTTCTTATATCATTGTTAGTTTTTTTACCTTCGGGTCTTTATGCCGAAGAAAAAGCAATAATCGGAGAGGACGGGGCAGAGATGCTCTTTATTCAGTCAGGAGAGTTCCTG contains:
- a CDS encoding N-acetyltransferase, whose amino-acid sequence is MIRKAKTGDIKPVHKLISEFSSRHEMIPRSLNELYETVRDLFVFEKDRAIRAVSALHLMWEDLAEIRSLAVSRPFQGKGIGSALIKRCLKEARSLGVKRVFALTYQPEFFVRLGFKHIDKSSLPQKIWGDCVRCPKFPECDESAVIYELKEVSC
- a CDS encoding 2-oxoacid:acceptor oxidoreductase family protein, with the translated sequence MPSILIAGSGGQGILFFGKLIAQSAMNEGKNVTWFPSYGAEMRGGTANCTVQVSDEVIGSPIVRNPDILIVLNKASMERFGSRVKKNGLLIMDSSLIKETPLRQDIGIVKVPASDIAVSLGNAMSANMVLLGALIKETGIVNEDSAINALEELTSSRRTKTISLNKSAIKKGLQYNQ
- a CDS encoding 2-oxoglutarate oxidoreductase yields the protein MKQVFKKPLSLRDAPFRFCPGCGHSLIHRVIAECIDKLGIRESVVGIAPVGCAVYAYDYFNFDVLEVAHGRPPSAATGLKRTMPDRIIFSYQGDGDLAAIGTAEIVHAAVRGENITVFFVNNATYGMTGGQMAPTTLIGQKTTTTPKGRESGYPLKVSELLSTIEGASFIKRTAVDCLKNLIDTKKAVEKAFRYQMEGKGFSLIEILSPCPTDWWITPEESLKWLQKEMLPVFPLGTFKDKYKDKG
- a CDS encoding sensor domain-containing diguanylate cyclase; amino-acid sequence: MRSFRGHASFAFHGGREISLIEKLFGKKIIFPFLNYLNYPVIILKRDGRIADINSAFLELLNEKKEMLVGKDYRNFKHLNALQRSIDMCIAKNAEQSQQVTIGEKTFRASILPVSMNDEMFHISIVLNDISPSIQIEKTLLRRNKELIVTNTLSTAFISSENIDMLHKDLLEKVLLISDFSIGWLMLIEDGEYSLKDNSGVSLEFQNKLKDGRVNHIYGDILGSESPLYILEANEIPDELKKEGIVFLSAIKLKVGKEAIGILVLANRADVVFDFDLASLFSLIGNNLSMIAEKVKLFKKLERLSSIDSLTEIYNARYFYDALNSEIVRSERYPTSFSIVLFDIDNFKLINDTYGHQAGDDVLHSLAGILRDTSRKSDIVARYGGEEFVIILPNTLKMDAFNLATRLKDAVEGSSFLKQSLRVTLSGGIATFPDDAKDVKSLIYAADKAMYEAKAAGKKTIRCHKVEE
- a CDS encoding Ppx/GppA family phosphatase, with the protein product MSPLASIDIGSNSIRLLVGEVGGGHILPMRYERIVTRLAQGIEDTGYLRQSNMKNSIEGLKGFLEIIKGHGVSHIKAVGTSALREAKNSGDFIDRLFNETVLKVEVISGKKEAGLTAKGVLSGIDTKRTALIIDIGGGSTEWSFYDGQRVLISGTLPTGVVKLLEKYIKEDPPSFRDMSCLKKKLNAVSEAIHKKVRNHIKSNTAFIETAGTATTLAGIDLGLKVYDRNKVHMHEIPVGRLISMASALGSLPIKERAKINGLEPERADLIIPGIHFTIKIMERFGFKEVIVSDCGLLEGTLLLLSMEVERLAL
- a CDS encoding sigma-54-dependent Fis family transcriptional regulator; protein product: MKQVILIVEDKESMAEMLKEALEAEGYRVVLARDGEQGEKLIKDERVDLVLTDLKLPQKDGMEILNLVREESPLTPVIIMTAYGSIETAVKAIKEGAFDFITKPFDIDHLILLARRAIESQRLATENILLKEEFSSRLGLPTIIGKSKIINDVAIMIQKVSQTKATVLITGESGTGKELFARAIHFLSQRNDYPFVPINCAAIPSGLLESELFGYEKGSFTGAETRRLGKFELSQKGTVFLDEIGELDIGLQAKLLRAIEDGEIQRIGSEKPIKTDVRIVAASNKDLETAVREKAFREDLYYRLSVFPLRIPPLRERKEDIPLLVDYFMKKYSKDLKTPIKSISESAMSLFMSYDWKGNVRELENTIERAIILSDGPHITHEHISLNPLRVTAERQKNTTLADTAKEAIRAAETARIKEALEASSGNKTKAAEMLKVSYKTLLTKIKDYGID